Within the Acinonyx jubatus isolate Ajub_Pintada_27869175 chromosome E4, VMU_Ajub_asm_v1.0, whole genome shotgun sequence genome, the region ACACTGTGTGTCATAGTTCTATTTATATCACTTGACCATTTATTCCACGAGCTGTTCTCACTCTTCATTCTAAGTGTTCTTCCAAAGTGatcttatccattctgacagttgGGACTACCATCCATGTCCCAGTCTTTATTGCCAATCCAGGCTTCTTCAAGCTCTGGACTCACATACCTGATAGCCAAtggcacttttatttatttatttatttatttatttatttatttatttattttttagcaaaatacttctttttttttttaacgtttatttatttttgagacagagagagacagagcatgaacgggggaggggcagagagagagggagacacagaatctgaaacaggctccaggctctgagctgtcagcccggagcccgacgcggggctcgaactcacagaccgcgagatcgtgacctgagccgaagtcggacgcttaaccgactgagccaaccaggcgtcccCCCaatggcacttaaaaaaaaaacaaaacagctttattgaaatgaaattcacatgccatacagttcacccatttaaagtgtgcaattgaatggtttttagtacattcacagataCGTGCCACCGTCACCACAGATAATTTTCAACCATTTTTGTCACCTTGAAAAGAAACCGGGTACCCTTTAGCTACCACCCCCTATCTTCCCATCCCGCTGCAGCCTAAAAAACCATTAACTCctttgtctctatagatttccctACTCTGGACTTCCATATGAAAGGAATCATATAATacactttgtgtgtgtgatcGGTTTCTTACACTTagcatgtcttcaaggttcatccgtgttgtatcATGTGTCAGTACTGCGTTCTTTTCTATATCAAATATCGCTCCATTGTGTGAATACATCACATCTTGTGTTTCCAATCATCTGCCGACagtttggttgtttcttttggctattacgaataatgctaccataaacattcatgtacaagtttctgtgtggGTTTATATTTcgcttcatttctcttgggtatatacctaggagtggagttTCTGGGGACACATGGTTAACTATATGCTTAATCATTTGAGAAACTAACAGACTGTTTTTCAAAGCAGTGGTACCATTTCACATTCACACcggcagtgtatgagggttccaattccTCCTCATCCTGGCCAATATTTGTtatctgactttttaattttagacagcCTAGTggatatgaagtggtatctcagtatggttttgcTTTGCACTTCTCTGATGACTAACAATGTTAAGCATTTTTACACGTGTTTATTGgacatttctgtcttctttggagagctgcctattcagatcctttgctcattttcaaaTTGTCTTCCTATCACTGAAttgtaagaatatatattctagatacaagtcccttatcaggtatattacttacaaatactttctcccattctgtggattgtcttttcatttttgatggtcTCCTTTGATGCACAAAGCTTTCTAATTTTGgtgaatttgtctttttttttttgttttgctgctcGTGCTTTTTGGTGGCATATCTAAGAAACCTTAGCTAAGTCCAAACTTATGACAGTTTTACCCCTCTGTTTTTAGTTATTACTTTTAGGTCTTTGacctgttttgagttaattttgcatATAATGTGAGGTAAGGATTGAactcatttttttgcatgtggctgtccagttgtcccagcacccctgttgaaaagactgttctttccctctGGATGCTTTTGGCAGCCATgtgaaaaatcagttgaccaaAGATgcagtttatttctggactcttaattctatcccattggtatcaatgtctgttcttgtgccaatgcCAGCCTGGTTTACCATTGCTTTATAGtgagttttgaaattgggaagagTGAGTCCtccttctttattccttcctcagGACTGTTTTCTTATTCTGAGTCCACGGCACTTCCATGTGAATTCTAGAATTAGCTAGTCAATTTCCACAAAGAAGTCAGCTGGGATTCTGATAGGAAGGGAAAGCACTGACTCTTGAGATCATTCGGGGAGTACTGCCCTCTTAATGATGTTGAGTGTCCTGCTCTATGAAAAtgagatgtttttccatttatttagatctcccTCTGTcaacgttttatagttttcacagtatagttttgcacttcttttgttaaatttactaagtactctttttttttaaatttttttttaacgtttatttatttttgagacagagagagacagagcatgaacgggggaggaacagagagagagggagacacagaatcggaagcaggctccaggctccgggccatcagcccagagcctgacgcggggctcgaactcacggaccgcgagatcgtgacctgagttgaagtcggatgcttaactgactgagccccccaggcgcccctcttttttccccaaacatatatatgtgtgtatgtgtgtgtgtgcgtgcgtgtgtgtgtgtgcgtgtgtgtatttcTTGAGACAGCAAGGGAGTGAGCGAGTGACCAGGgttgggcagagaaagagggaaaactgaggctctgaagcaggctctgagctgacagcgccgACCCCGATGCGGGGCACGAACcgacaaaccatgaaatcatgacctgagctgaagtcagatgcttaactgactgagccactgaggcgcccctccccaagtattctttttgatgttattgtgaATGGGACTATTTTCTTAACTTCacttttggattgttcattgcaaATGTATAGAACTACAATGTATTTTGTAAATTGACCCTATATTCTGAGAATTTCCTATATACAAGATCATGCCGCCTGTAAATacggttttatttcttcctttccaatgtctgtgccttttatttctttttcttgcctaactttCCTGGCCAGAACTTTATATAAGTAGTGAAAGCTGATAGCCTTGTGTTATTCCTGATCGTAGGGGGAAAAGCAaccagtctttcaccattaagtataacgTAAGCTGTAGGGATTTCATAGATGCATTGTATCAGGTTAAGgatattcctttctcttccagaCAATGGTACTTTAATGTTTCCAAATTGAACTCACCTTTGCTCTGCCTCTGTCAAACTCAAACTGCTCCTGTTCTCCTCTCTTGGTTGGCACCACTGTTCTCCTGCCTTAGGCTACATTCCCTAGAAGCTGAGCTCAGAAAAGGGATTCCATGCAAATGGTACGTTGAGGGAGTGCTCTCAAGTAAAACCTGTAAATGGAGTGAGGCAAGCAAGGTAAGACAGGGGGAAAAGTTAGGTAAAGATAGAGCTCCTGCATTTAGCCTCCACTGGGAACTCCTGGCATATACCTGGCACATTTGTCCCACCTCGAGGAAAGGGGGGAATTATCTATTATCATTTACTGATAACACAACTAATGATTACATGTCATTGCTGATAATGCAATCTCCAGCAGAATCCCAGCTGACTTCTTCACCCAAACCGGCATCATACCATGGGCCGTGATGCTGTCCCCAGGAGGGAATAACCTTCCGGAAGTTTCCGGAAGTGGTTCCTGTCGGTACAGAGGGCAGTTCTCAAGAGGATGcagctgtgagctatcagcagCCAAAACTTACACTTCCTGGTAAAGAGGATCTGGACGGGGTACCAACAATGTTTATATAGTCCACTTCTAGCATTGCTCAGATCCATATGCTTTGCACATAAGTTCATTCTGTCCAGGCATTCTGGCTAACTTCCGGGGACACTTACAAGGGGAGTCCCTAAACTGTAAATGCTATGATCTCCCTTCTCTAGCACCCAGTCTAGAGTCATCTCCCCCTTGACTAGCACTTGTTAGTCAAGATGGCTTACCCAGTGGAGTAAGCCAGACCCTCATTCCTGAGGGTTTTGAGCCCTAAGAGATCATGCCCTTAATCAGGCTGTAATTCTTTACTTACTCATTTACGGTTAAAGCTGAGTATAGGAGGGCCACGAGATACCCCAAGGATCACGTGCGCATCAAACACTTCCCACTGTGTCCACGTGAGCAGCAGTCCTGCCTTCTCGTAACAGAGTCGATTGTCCCAAACAGTATGGTAACTTCTTTGCTTGATGGTCTGCAGGCATTAGGAGCTCAAAGCGACCAGGTGACGGTCATATCTTTGAGTTTATTGAGATTCTTACGTTGTGCCTGATAGAAGCATCCTCCCCGCACCCCTTACCCCCCGATCCTCAAGTAGATCACTGGGAGTGATGTTGAATAGGGTCACTTCTGTTTCCGCCCCTTGGTTCCAGAGCCCTTGGATTCTACCTAGGGGCTGAGGATAAAGCACCCTATTATGGTCAGGTAGGTTTACACTGTCTTGTAAAGGACAGCACCCCATTCTTGCTGGCACCACCAATGCACCTTCAAAAGGCCATCCCAATGCTCTACCGGGTCAAAAGCTTCTGGATGGAAAGGTATTTGGTAACAGTAGTAGACCCCCATTGTCATGCGCCCACTGCTGCACCTGCTTTGTCATTAAATGGGTCCCTTGTTCCAAGGCTTTATTATGTAGGATCCTATACCAGTAGATCAAACGCGTCTGAGTCCTTGGATGGTAGTACTAGCTAAGGCACTCCAGGCAGGATAAGCAAAGCAAGACAATGTGATCAGAATAAGTTGCGGACTTTTCCAGAATGGAATCATTGCCACCAAGTGGCTGGTTGTTCTCCCTGAGCAGTGGTACTGAACTGGGGGATCAGCATTGCTCTTTGTGGCTGACAGGTTAGACATTTAGAATAGCTAGGTCAGCCTCTGGCAAGAGAGGCGTCCAATGCCAAGAGGCCGATAAACAGCCTCCATCTCTGCCATCAGGGTGATTCTACTCATGGCACACTGGAAGAACTGGGCCAGGTGAGGTTCCTGGTCAAATCGTCCCGTCCACTCGGTTATTAGCTAACACTTTTCTGGTGAACGCTATAGTTAAGTCCCACTCTCACAGACCCACCCAAATCCTCTTCCCCAGATCTTCTCTCGCATTTTCCTATCTTGCACCTTCTGGGCCCCTGACCAACCAGCCCACTGACCTTGAGTCCACATATACCCTTGCCTCAGGCCACTTCTCACTCTCCAAAGCGGATAATCACCTACACTGCCTAAAGACCTACTGATTGAGAATTTGCCCTCATCACTGACTTTTAGGACCACTCCAGATGGGGCCACTGAGAAGCGATAGTCCGTATTTGGCTTGCCCTAAAACATATCAAACCAACTCCTCCACGAACCagacctggatttttttctcGTCTGGCCAATCAAACGGTTGCAGGATTTCTCATGTCGCCACAGGCATGGGCTAGGACAAAGCTATCACTGTAACAGATGTACATAATCTGGAGAAGTGAGGACCCTTGTTCAGGTTCACTTATTCGTGCCCACCAAGTCTGTTTGGGCTTCTTCCCAAAGGTACTGTTCCCATTGTAAGACGAATTGCTATTGTATCCACCCAATCTTATGACTTGGCAGGTCTCACAATAACCAGCTGGTTATATGGGCAACTGCTCACAGTCACTTGATATTTTGTGGTCAAGCACTGAGTCTCTATCAGGGTCTAATCGTATGCCAGGAGATGCTTTTCAAATGATGAAACTTTCTTTACTGCAGATGGCATAACCTTACTCCAGAACCCGAGAGATCTATGCTGGAACTCTCCTGTTGAGGATAGCCTGAGAATCCACACACCATCTCTTCCTCCCACAGATACCTCTAGTACCACGGAATTTTCCAGGTCATACGGCCCCTGCCGCAGGGCTGCTTGTATATCACAGCCTGGATCTGCGGCAGAGGCCTTTCTTGCATTCCTAAGCACAGAGTACGGTGCCTCCAAAATAGAAGAGGCCTACTTAAGTCACCGCGCTTCTTTCTTGGGGTAAAATACACAAGATGCAATAACTCACCCTTTGCTTTAGAGAGAATGTCCCAGAATGCTCCAGCTCACTGGACTCCTAAAAACTTAACCAACGTGGCACGACCGTGCATCTTTGCAGGATTTATTTTCCACTCTCCGGAGTGCATGTGTCTCACCAAGGAACCCAGAATACTTGACACTGCTTGTTCATCAAGTCTGATTAGCGTGTCCTTAATCCCTGAGTAGCGTAAGCTACACAAAGCATACAAACAAACGTGGTACCCTGCAGAATGGGCTACACTGTGACGATGGGGGAGAAGTAACATAGCTCCAGATCAAGACTGTGAATATATACTGGTGCCCACcacttgggaatgcaaactgtttcTGATACTCCTTGGAAGAACGTATTCACTAGATGAGGGGTTGGCAAGCTTTCTGTAGAGGGTCAGACAGTACACGTTAAAAACCACGTACCTATACCAGAAGCTGTGTTACTTCCTCTCGTAGAGGAAACACACCCAACACGGTACTGCTTGGACTACTACCCACCGAAGTCTGCAGTAGCCCCATGCAATCCGCCTCAGGCCAATCCAGTTTTTGCAAGAGCCAGACGGGtggaattaaaagaagaaatgatggagACCCACACTCCAGCATCCCTCTACCCTTTTAAGCGTTGAACTAATTACTGCCATTTCCCCCAGAAcgcagtattttttattttctatcttggtAGAGGTGGGGATGCAGTTTCAGGGGCTTCTACTTGGGCTTTCTGCCGATTGTCAAGAATGTCCATTCTGATTGTACatttggaaactgaaaaaaaaaaaaaaaaaaatgaccataaaGTGGGTTTCTGGACCCACCGTGAGGCAGATTCAGGCAGGCACTCCGTTCTGACCCCATATTCCCCTACTGCGATGAGGACGGGGCACAGGAAGGGCAGTGCTGTGGTGGCGCTTCGGGTCCCTGGGTATCAAAGTCAACTCAGGCCCAGTATCCCtattttccaacttaaaaaatCTGGGCAATCTTCCCCCAATACATGGTTGACTAAGTAAATGGATCTTTCAATTGATAGTTTGAATCTAAGAACTGTCTCAGGCCTAAGAAATGggcagggaattttttttttttttaatgtttattttttttgagacagagagagacagagcatgaacaggggaggggcagagagagagggagacaaagaatcggaagcaggctccaggctctgagccatcagcccagagcccgacgcagggctcgaactcacagaccgcgagatcgtgacctgagctgaagtcggacacttaaccgactgagccacccaggagccccggaatTTTGACTTTTCAAATTACTGATCTCATTCTTCTGCTCAATCATTCTTGATCTCTTAATTAAATACAAACCAATACCTTGCTTGGCTGTCCATTTATCTGGTCCCTGGGACCACCCACGTTCCATTAGCCATCTCCACTTTGAACATGCTGCCCTATGGAAACCCGCCCACCCTGACTCTGAGAGTTAAGTGTTGCCACTTGGCTTCCGCTATGCGAGGATCCTATCATCCCCACTGCTACAAGGGAAACCAGTTCTTAAACATCCCCTGCCATCAGCCTCCACCCACAGAGACAGCCACTTCTAAACTTCCCAAAGATGCCAGTGACCCATTCATTAGTGCCTTTCcttcataaaacaaacaaaaatgtccccagacCTTCCTAAGGAACATGGTCAGCTAGTGGGTTTTCCGGTGTAATATACATTCGTTCTCACATGCCCACTTCCTCTAAGCCTTTTGATCGTTTCTCGTAAGGTCTATCATCTCAACCTCGTTTACTGTGGACCATCGTTTTTTCCAAGCTCCCCAGCCATCTTGACAGTGTATGATAAGCACCTCCTGGGGCCCTTGCCAGGATGGTCTCCAGAGTCACGGGAAAATATCCTCATTACCACAAATTCTGTATGAATTCGATTCTTAACTCATGAAACCATCCAAACaactacaaatttattttctaacataCAGAATTTTGGAACAAAGGGGTACCTCCTTTAAAGTCTGACAGCAGCATAAAAACTCTACATATAGCTTAAACCTAAACTtcttaatggttatttttaagcaaaagaaaaggctCCAAAAATAATATAGAGGTCCTTACAGCGACACACCCTAGCCAAAGAAGAAGTGGACTGGAGGCAACCCTCACGTGAGAGAGAACAAGTACAGAAGCATACCAGTGTGGCCGACGGAGCTGTGGAGACCGAGGAGGGCCCCAGAGCAGTGCTGCCCAAGGTGGTTCAGAGACTTGTACTGGTCTGTGAACAGTTTTGTACCCGTCTGCAACATGATGAGTTAGAAGTTCAGAGTGTCTAGAAATGTCTTAGCGTTCTGACATTGCTGTGATGTCCAGGTGCATGACCAGTGGACTCAGCCTGCTGAAAGGGGTCTGGTCAGCTTGGGTGTAGCCAAGCCTGCGTAGTGGGTGGCACGCTGTGTGAACTGCACTTGCCACGGGTAACGGGAACACATCTGAGCGTACGAAGGACTGggtgaaataaacaaaacaaaaaccctggcTCTTTAGCAGACGGTTTGAGAAGGACCGCTCGGTCTTCCATGAGCCCAGAACCACCCCAACAGCGCTTCCGGGACAGAGAGGAGCTGGAGGTCAGTTTGTTCATGttcaatcaaaatgaaaacaaatggctTGGGAACAAAACTAAATTGGACTAGAGCATCTGTCTGGATTCCTGGAGTAAGCCCTGACTAGGACAGCAGGACTGAAAATCGGTAAAAGAGAACCGCCAGTCCAGCAGGTACATGGTTCAGGGACACGGTCTTtttgtccttccctcctcccctctatcCTCGTCCGGTGTTTGGACGGAGCTGGTAGAGACTTTTGGCCATTCAGGCCCTGTGACCACCATCACGAGTCTGCCTCCGCTTTTTCCACCTCCTACACAACAGAGGAGTCAGATTCAGACTGGGGCTTTCATATTCTGATGCGGTCCAGTACCTAGACCTTCCCAAACAGCTTGAGGCTCAATCCCCCATCCACAGAATGTGTGGAATCGTCTTAAGGGTAAGAAAGCTTAACCCCTGGGAAGTGGCATGTTCGGAGCGCAAAGTGACTCAGAGGCTGAGTGTCACCTGCCCTGTGCATTATCTTCTGAGTGCTGAGACAGGAGAGCCAGCTGGTCTGACCAGAGCATCCACCAACACGTGGCAGCCAAGGTCCATAGATGCAGTGGTTCCCAAAGAGAAGGGCAAGATCAACtcaaaataacaatgataacagaaataattttaaaaacgtTAGTAATATATtgctaacaataataaaaatgtgaaacctTAGGATACAACACCAACTGAAGGGCTTCCCAGATTGGAACACCCAGAGGCAACGAGGCAAGATGGCCGTCCAGCGTCCTTGGCCAACTGAGGGGCAGCCTCAGCTGGGGATGGGGGCGGCGGTAGGACCAGCACTGCAATGGTAGGAACTGGTCTGCAAACACTCCTCACGCTGCAGCTCACAGAAGccgaggaagagcagagaaagaccTGAACGCAAAACAGGCCACACTCCTCAATCAGAATATTTATTAGTCAAGAGAAAGGACCCGAGCTGCACCCCACTCCCGTTCCCAAGTCACCTGCTTAATCAAGGGACGGGATTCAGAGAAATCAGAGGTCTCAAATAAGCCAGAACACATCTGGGGAAGAACGGTCTTTCATTTCCTAGACCTGACACTGTAATTATGTATGTTTTCCAGGGAGGAGGCCAATCAGAGTAGTGGATGGCCCTTCCATGTCACAGCTTGGGTGCAGAGAAGGGCTGGGATAAACGggtatttaaaaagagagaagaggaggagaggcagggggcaCAGGAAGGTCAAGGGCTGGGTTCACCCAGATCACACAGCGTCATACAAAGACCCAAGCTGGTGACTTGAGTTCTCAAACTACACCAGGGACCTGGAGGCTCAGCACCTGGCGAGAGGAGAATCCCAGGGCTTCTCTTTCAACCCTACTGTGATCAGAGGCAAAAGCCCCTACTTCCTTTCCCTCCACGGAATTCCCAACGGTCTGTCTGAAGGCAAGAGGACACGGTGACAGACCGAGAGCCCCAGCCCAGGCTGAATTTCTCCCCATTCATTTCCAAAGGCTCTTCCCAAAAGAACTAGAGAAACACGGAGCCCCAGGActctgtctctgctccccagTCCGAGAGAGGGAGTAGAGACAAGGCACAAAGACCCTGGATGTAAAAGTGAACATCAGTGTGGCCATATATAACATTAgttgggagggggaagaagggcaTGCCCCCAAAGGGGTGCTTTCCTTCACCTGGTAGGTAGCTGGGCCTTTGCTAGCAGCAGAAACCACAACGGATAGGGTTCACAGAAACGGCCCGCACAATAGGCCTTATTACCAGAAAGACAGAGTAAAAGCCTCAGCTGGTATGGCACAATCTCAGCTGGGATGACAGAGGGCAGTGGGCAGACTGCTCCTGCAGACGACACTCCTGCCTCGGCTCCCAGTGGTTCTGCTGACTCCAGATGTTCCCCATGGCTGGGAATCAGGGCCGAACGCGTGTTGTGTTTCACATGATCAGACACTGTTCGCCATTGGCACCTGGTGGGCCTGACAGATTGAGGGCATCCAGGTCAAAGTTGAGGCCAGGAGGCTGGAGAAGAGACGGAGGGACTGAGATTACTGCTCTTACCTCAAGCGACAGCTGTTGAAGGTGCGTCCCCAGTGGCCACAGCGATCACCTCAAGTGGAATCATTCGAGACTACAGAATTCCAGAAACTTGGGCTCAGGTTCAAATCTAAGAGAAGATATACTCACCATCTCCCCAGCCAGCTCTTTTGGAGGATGGCCCAAATCCTGTAGCTGGAAAGTAAGAGGAACgtgagaaggagagaatcccacgaaACGGCAGTCCGAAAGAAGTATCTGAGccactgtctctctcctttctcccggGGACCAGGCTGCGTGGCCTCTCTCGTGCTCCCTCCACCACCTGGGTTTGGCAGCGTGGCCTTCTTCCCAGAAACCCGCTCCACCGAACACACACCCAGCAGCACCCGGGGGCAGGCGGCAAGAGGAGGCCTCACCTGCTGCATGAGATCCAGCACCATCTCAAAACGAGCCTTCTGAGTGGCCTCGCTGTCTGTGGGGGTCTCGGCCTCAAACTGCTCACATATCTTGCCCATGACACTATGTTGTTCCtgatatttttcaaactgctctGGAGGAAGAGACCCCCGGTGACTCTGCAACCATTCTGGATACTAAGGAAAGGGAGAACAGGTGCAGAAGAATTAATGGACAGTGGATAGGAAGGGcaataaaatctgaaaagcaaGAAAATCCGAGGGGGGAGGGGACCTAGGGGAAGTCAACACTAAAGACGTCCGCAGCACTGACTCCAACCACGTCACCTGGCTGTGCCAGCATTTACAGTTCCCAGAGGACGGCACACTTCTTCTGTGAAGAGCCAGACAGTATAAACATTTTAGCCTTTATGGGCCATGTGTGATCTCTCTGTCAcatgttctttcctttgtctgTTCTGACTTTACAACCTTTATAAATGTCAAGAACCACTCTTCGCTTGACAGTTGGATTTGGTGCACCCGGACCCCAGTCTGCTGCCTCCTGGTCTCCACTGTCCACTTCACTCTTGACCGCATGTCGCACCGTGTCGTTGAAAGGCTTCTGttcctgtattttgtttctttcgtGAAACTGTAAGCTCTTTGACAGCAAGGACCATCTTTTACACTATCTTAAATTGTTTATAGCATAAAGCCAGTAAATCATCGTCAGAGAAATGACTGGTAAGAAATACAAGAAAGGGTTGACCAGACAACAGCCTCGAACCAGTTTACAGAAAACCAGAGCTGAAGAGCCTCCCCTTCTGCCTTAAGCATCTTCAGTGTGGTACGTTTATTCCCAAAGACACagctcctccccactctcctgttccaaataaacaaaggaaaaaagagcagAGAGACTGTGCACTCGAGTTACTCCAGCTCTGTAGGCTCGAGGCAGACAAGGTAGCCCACAGGCGTCGTCGACACAGTGGAAAAtgaggaggaaaggcagaaacAGAAGTTCACAAACCTTTTCTGTAATCTCCTTCAGTGATGGGTACAACACGTCCTTGGACAGTAGGTTCTGCACGATACTCTGCATGATGGGGAGGATgttcccttccccatccccttctTCCATGCCCAGCCCTTCCATGGCCTTGGTCAGTTCCTCCTCTGACATGCCTGAGTTCTAGAAAGGACAGGAGAGAGGTGAGCAAATACAGATGGTCCGACTTACGACCACTTTTCAGTTTTAGATGGTGTGAAGAGGATGTACATTCAGGAGAAACTTtacttcaaattttcaatttggATCCTTGACCGGGGCTGGCGATATGCAGATGATACTCCCTCGAGATGCCACGGTGGCCGTGGCTCCCAGGCAGTCACGTGATCACCAGGATCAACAACTGATGACACTGACAACCACTCTGTCCCCACGTAGCCATTCTGTTTTCTACTTTCAGTACAGCATTCACTAAATTACATGGGATACTCAACGCTTTACTAGGAAATAGGCTTGGTGTTGGGTGATTTTGCAGACCCACAGGCTAACGTAAGTATTCTAAACACACTCAAGGTAGGTGCGGCTAAGCTGTGATGTTTGGTAGggtaggtgtattaaatgcattttcaacttgtGGTATTTCCAACTTATGATGGATTGGCCAGGATGTAACCCCATCGTAAGTTGAAGACAGTGCCTTCTTGGGATGCTTAGCACCCTTTCAAGTGGGAAAGAACTATTTGAACTTGCCAGCAGCAAAAGAGTGTGGCAGGGACAGACTTCAGATGCTACCCAAGAGAGTCTGTCTTTTTGCTGATGTGTCTGACGGGCTCTCGTggcccccgccccttcccctcaCCTGAAGATCAGTGGCATTTTTGGCGAGTCCACTTAGTGTCTCCTTCAGGCAAGATGTAAATTCTTGTTGGGAGGTTGCATCACTGCCTAGGGAAGATCGAGAAAGGCCAAGTCTTTTGGACTTTTACTGTCTGCTTCCCCAGACTGCGCTGGTTATCAGCTTGGATACGCAGCATTTACTGGTGAGTCACTAGCACTCCAAACCTCTGAATCCTCCGTGGTCACCTTCACAGTCACTTTCACAGATCTACTCGAACCGGGTGTCACTTTGTTCTCCACGAAGACACCCACAACACTATGACCTTTAAAATGGTCAGTTTTCAGTACTCTCTTCTGTGACTTTTCAGCCTCGCCCCCTCGCATGACGCAGCGTCCCCGTCCCTCCTCCCATCTCCTGGCCCCACCCGGTGGCCGTGATATGACGAGTGCTGTCAGCTTGACTAAGAGTGCTCTCTGTGCGTAACCAACACTGTGGAGGTCTGTTCAGGGGTCTCCAGCCCCCCAGGGCCGCCTCCTCACCCACTCTCCCGGCAGCCTCTGAGAGCTTTTGGAACTGCTCCACCAGATGGGGCTCTTCCTCAGCCAACTCCTTCATGGCCTTCTCGAATTCTGCAGTGGCTTGGGAAGCCAGCTCGCTGTCAAACAGTTCTCGGAAAAACTTCTCTTGGGAGGCGAAGAGGGCATCCTGCAGCGAGGGGGGGCGGGCAAAATGCATCTCTTACTTGGCCCCCACCGACAGAAGCCACAGGCAGGGGCTCTGGGAGATGCAGTGCtgccctcctgcccacctccactGGACATTCTAACTACCTCTTTTCAGGAGGACAGTGAGAAAGGCACCGGGCCACTGACGGAAGGGTATAGGGGGCATCCCCAAACCAACCTTTTAAACCTGCCTTCTCTTCGAAGCGCTTCCTCAAGATCCCACCAATCCATCCTCAGGGTCaggccaggccccctccccccaatccaCT harbors:
- the PEX19 gene encoding peroxisomal biogenesis factor 19; translated protein: MAAAEEACGAGADADRELEELLESALDDFDKAKPCPAPPPTTTPPDASGPQKRSPGDTAKDALFASQEKFFRELFDSELASQATAEFEKAMKELAEEEPHLVEQFQKLSEAAGRVGSDATSQQEFTSCLKETLSGLAKNATDLQNSGMSEEELTKAMEGLGMEEGDGEGNILPIMQSIVQNLLSKDVLYPSLKEITEKYPEWLQSHRGSLPPEQFEKYQEQHSVMGKICEQFEAETPTDSEATQKARFEMVLDLMQQLQDLGHPPKELAGEMPPGLNFDLDALNLSGPPGANGEQCLIM